A genomic stretch from uncultured Pseudodesulfovibrio sp. includes:
- a CDS encoding beta-ketoacyl-ACP synthase III — MMNFILRGFGSYAPERILTNADLEKIVDTTDEWITTRTGIKERHIAADDETTSSMAFESSKKALADAGMDPAELTHIICGTFTPDSMVPSTACRLQEKLGIKGQMCIDVQAACSGFLYALQSGRGYLCLEPDSKVLVVTSEIVSRRMNWEDRATCVLFGDASGATVMTGGDVADGPRVLDVMLGADGSLGDLLTVNGGGSAFSYALGDTVGPEYFVEFQGREVFKHAVRNMTNISEAILKRNGFEKSDVDVLITHQANMRIIDAVGRRFDIPEERVFVNIEKYGNTSAASVPVALDEAVKTGFIKKGNLVLTPVFGGGFTWGAALIQF; from the coding sequence ATGATGAACTTCATCCTACGCGGTTTTGGCAGTTACGCTCCCGAGCGGATACTGACCAACGCCGACCTCGAAAAAATCGTCGATACCACTGACGAGTGGATAACCACCCGCACAGGCATCAAGGAACGGCATATAGCTGCCGACGATGAAACGACGTCTTCTATGGCGTTCGAATCGTCTAAAAAGGCGCTGGCCGATGCAGGCATGGACCCTGCCGAACTGACCCACATCATTTGCGGTACGTTTACTCCCGACTCCATGGTTCCTTCCACAGCCTGCCGCTTACAGGAAAAACTCGGCATCAAGGGCCAGATGTGCATTGATGTGCAGGCCGCTTGTTCCGGATTTCTTTATGCATTGCAGTCCGGGCGCGGGTATCTCTGCCTGGAACCGGACAGCAAAGTGCTGGTTGTGACCAGTGAGATAGTCTCCCGCCGCATGAACTGGGAAGATCGGGCAACCTGTGTCCTGTTTGGTGACGCTTCCGGTGCGACCGTCATGACAGGTGGTGATGTTGCCGATGGCCCCCGTGTGCTGGATGTCATGCTGGGAGCCGATGGCTCGCTCGGTGATCTCCTCACTGTTAACGGTGGCGGTTCGGCTTTCTCCTATGCACTGGGTGACACTGTCGGCCCTGAATATTTTGTTGAATTTCAGGGTCGCGAAGTGTTCAAGCACGCCGTCCGGAACATGACCAACATCAGCGAAGCGATTCTCAAGCGTAACGGTTTCGAGAAGTCCGATGTCGACGTGCTTATCACTCATCAGGCGAACATGCGTATCATTGATGCCGTCGGTCGTCGGTTCGACATCCCGGAAGAACGGGTTTTCGTGAATATTGAAAAGTACGGCAACACGTCGGCTGCATCCGTGCCTGTGGCATTGGATGAGGCTGTGAAGACCGGATTCATCAAGAAAGGCAACCTTGTTCTCACCCCCGTATTCGGCGGCGGCTTTACCTGGGGTGCAGCCTTGATACAGTTTTAG
- the fabG gene encoding 3-oxoacyl-[acyl-carrier-protein] reductase: MSDMSKVALVTGGSRGIGRTVAERLAADGFEVYLTYVSRPESAEEVVAGIEKNGGKAKAFQLDSGDRDAVAAFFKEEIKGKVSLEVLVNNAGITRDGLMMRMKDDDWDKVLHINLTGCFVFLKEASKIMGKQRSGRIINITSIVGQMGNAGQTNYCAAKAGLIGLTKSAARELATRGITVNAVAPGFIETDMTAELPEKVVDAMLAQIPLKSLGQSEDIAAAVSFLASSDAGYITGQVLGVNGGMYM; encoded by the coding sequence ATGAGCGATATGAGCAAAGTCGCCCTGGTAACGGGCGGTTCCCGTGGCATAGGCCGTACGGTTGCCGAAAGGCTGGCCGCAGATGGATTCGAAGTCTACCTGACTTACGTCAGTCGTCCTGAATCCGCTGAAGAAGTCGTTGCCGGCATTGAAAAGAACGGTGGCAAGGCTAAGGCCTTTCAACTGGACTCCGGTGACCGCGACGCCGTTGCCGCATTCTTCAAAGAAGAAATCAAGGGAAAAGTCTCTCTTGAGGTGCTCGTGAACAACGCGGGCATCACTCGCGACGGCTTGATGATGCGTATGAAGGATGATGATTGGGACAAGGTTCTCCACATCAATCTGACCGGCTGTTTTGTCTTTCTGAAGGAAGCGTCCAAAATCATGGGCAAGCAACGCAGTGGCCGCATCATTAATATTACAAGCATCGTGGGCCAGATGGGCAACGCCGGGCAGACCAATTATTGTGCTGCCAAGGCTGGACTCATAGGGTTGACCAAATCCGCAGCCAGGGAACTGGCAACACGTGGTATTACCGTCAACGCCGTGGCTCCCGGCTTCATTGAAACCGACATGACCGCCGAACTGCCTGAAAAGGTCGTTGACGCCATGCTCGCACAAATTCCATTAAAATCCCTCGGGCAGTCCGAGGATATCGCAGCCGCAGTCTCCTTCCTTGCCTCTTCGGATGCCGGGTACATCACCGGTCAGGTGTTGGGAGTCAATGGCGGCATGTATATGTAA
- a CDS encoding acyl carrier protein — protein MSDVAAKVKEIIVEQLGVSPEEVVEGAAFVEDLGADSLDLTELIMAMEEEFDLEIDDEEAQKILKVSDAISHIEKAQ, from the coding sequence ATGTCCGATGTAGCAGCAAAAGTGAAAGAGATCATTGTCGAGCAGCTTGGTGTGTCCCCTGAAGAAGTCGTTGAAGGCGCAGCATTTGTTGAAGACCTGGGCGCTGATTCCCTGGACCTGACCGAATTGATCATGGCCATGGAAGAAGAGTTCGACCTGGAAATCGACGATGAGGAAGCTCAGAAGATCCTCAAGGTCAGCGACGCCATCTCTCATATCGAGAAGGCTCAGTAG
- the fabF gene encoding beta-ketoacyl-ACP synthase II, whose amino-acid sequence MNRVVVTSVSAITPLGNDVDTSWENLLAGKSGVGKITRFDAADYATQIAGEVRDFDPTAYIGMKEARRMEIFTQYAVCCTKMLLQSAGWTVPESERARVGTVVGVGLGGLHSIEEMHTKLLKKGPSRISPFFIPILIANMAAGQVSIEAGAMGPNICTTTACASGTHGVGVAYTDIAMGRADAMICGGSESTITPLGVAGFNAMKALSVRNDEPELASRPFDADRTGFIMGEGCGLLLLESLEHAEARGAEILAEVVGFGASGDAYHMTAPPEDGVGMAYAMEAAIREAKIDPSEVDHINAHGTSTKLNDLCETRAIKKVFGDHAYNINICANKSQTGHLLGAAGGMEAVFAVKTLAEGIIPGTINQDNPDPECDLDVCADGPREIQAKYALSNSFGFGGTNACVLFKRFTR is encoded by the coding sequence ATGAACAGGGTTGTTGTAACCAGCGTTTCCGCCATTACCCCCCTTGGCAATGACGTTGATACCAGTTGGGAAAATTTGCTGGCGGGGAAATCCGGTGTCGGCAAGATTACCAGATTTGACGCTGCAGACTATGCCACCCAGATTGCCGGTGAGGTCAGGGATTTTGATCCGACCGCATACATAGGCATGAAGGAAGCGCGTCGCATGGAGATATTTACTCAATATGCGGTGTGCTGCACCAAAATGCTGCTTCAGTCCGCCGGTTGGACTGTTCCTGAGTCCGAACGCGCTCGGGTCGGCACTGTTGTCGGTGTTGGGCTGGGTGGGTTGCACTCTATTGAGGAAATGCACACCAAGCTCCTGAAAAAGGGGCCGAGTCGTATTTCTCCGTTCTTCATTCCCATTCTCATTGCCAACATGGCCGCCGGACAGGTGTCCATAGAGGCGGGAGCCATGGGGCCGAATATCTGCACCACTACGGCATGTGCTTCCGGCACACATGGTGTAGGCGTCGCCTACACGGATATCGCCATGGGACGTGCGGACGCAATGATTTGCGGTGGCTCGGAATCTACTATTACGCCGTTGGGCGTAGCTGGATTCAATGCCATGAAGGCTCTTTCCGTGCGCAATGATGAACCTGAATTGGCTTCACGTCCTTTTGACGCGGACCGGACTGGTTTCATTATGGGTGAAGGTTGCGGCCTGCTGCTTCTGGAGTCTTTGGAGCATGCGGAAGCCCGTGGTGCCGAGATTCTGGCCGAAGTGGTCGGATTCGGTGCATCTGGTGACGCATACCATATGACTGCTCCGCCGGAAGACGGCGTAGGTATGGCATATGCCATGGAAGCAGCCATTCGTGAGGCAAAGATTGACCCGTCAGAGGTTGATCACATCAATGCGCATGGGACGTCCACCAAACTGAATGATCTGTGTGAAACACGGGCCATCAAGAAAGTGTTCGGCGACCATGCCTACAATATAAACATTTGCGCCAACAAGTCGCAGACTGGGCATTTACTCGGTGCGGCTGGTGGCATGGAAGCGGTCTTCGCCGTCAAGACCCTTGCCGAGGGCATTATCCCCGGCACTATCAATCAGGATAATCCGGACCCGGAATGTGATCTGGATGTCTGTGCTGACGGGCCGCGCGAAATTCAGGCCAAGTATGCTTTGTCGAACTCATTCGGGTTCGGCGGCACCAACGCCTGTGTGCTGTTCAAACGCTTTACACGATAG
- the glyA gene encoding serine hydroxymethyltransferase, producing MEELFIQDPAVAAVIADEVDRQVSKLELIASENFVSTAVRQAQGSVLTHKYAEGYPGKRWYGGCEFVDEVEDLARDRAKELFGATYANVQPHSGSQANMAVYFAACEPGDTVLGMDLSHGGHLTHGSPVNFSGKLFNMVHYGVSKETQTIDYDAVEALAKEHKPTMIIAGASAYPRVIDFARFRQIADEVGAKLMVDMAHIAGLIAAGEHPSCIEHAHYTTTTTHKTLRGPRGGMILSNEDLEQELNSNIFPGIQGGPLMHVIASKAVAFGEALSPGFVEYQQQVVRNAKQLAVSLQEAGYKLVSGGTDNHMMLLDLSGMDYTGKDAQIALDKAGITANKNTIPFETKSPFQTSGVRLGTPALTTRGMIEEDMIVVSEAIVAALNNMNDDQALKSISEEVEEFAREFPLFAW from the coding sequence ATGGAAGAACTGTTTATCCAGGATCCGGCAGTCGCTGCTGTCATCGCCGATGAGGTTGATCGTCAGGTTTCCAAACTTGAATTGATCGCTAGTGAAAATTTCGTGTCAACGGCAGTACGCCAGGCACAGGGGTCTGTTTTGACCCACAAATATGCTGAAGGGTATCCCGGTAAGCGTTGGTATGGTGGCTGCGAGTTCGTGGACGAGGTCGAAGATCTGGCCCGTGATCGTGCCAAGGAGCTGTTTGGCGCGACATATGCCAATGTTCAGCCGCACTCCGGTTCCCAGGCCAACATGGCCGTCTACTTTGCGGCCTGCGAACCCGGGGATACCGTGCTCGGCATGGATCTGTCCCATGGTGGGCATTTGACCCACGGTTCTCCGGTCAACTTTTCCGGTAAACTCTTCAATATGGTCCATTACGGTGTTTCCAAGGAAACTCAGACCATTGATTACGATGCCGTCGAAGCCCTCGCCAAAGAGCACAAGCCGACCATGATAATTGCCGGTGCTTCTGCATATCCGCGAGTCATCGACTTCGCCCGTTTTCGTCAGATCGCTGATGAAGTCGGCGCCAAGCTGATGGTTGATATGGCTCATATCGCAGGTCTTATCGCTGCGGGCGAGCATCCGAGCTGCATTGAACATGCCCACTACACCACCACCACGACTCACAAGACCCTGCGTGGTCCCCGTGGCGGCATGATTCTGTCCAACGAAGACTTGGAGCAGGAACTCAACTCGAACATCTTCCCCGGTATTCAGGGTGGTCCGCTCATGCACGTCATCGCCTCCAAGGCTGTGGCCTTTGGCGAAGCGCTGTCTCCCGGCTTCGTGGAGTATCAGCAGCAGGTCGTCAGGAACGCCAAGCAGTTGGCCGTGTCCTTGCAGGAAGCCGGTTACAAGCTTGTGTCCGGTGGCACTGACAACCACATGATGCTGCTTGACCTGTCCGGAATGGATTATACCGGCAAGGATGCCCAGATTGCTCTGGACAAGGCCGGTATCACCGCCAACAAGAACACCATTCCATTTGAGACAAAGTCGCCGTTCCAGACCTCTGGCGTCCGTCTCGGCACCCCGGCCCTGACCACCCGTGGAATGATTGAAGAGGACATGATAGTGGTTTCTGAAGCCATCGTCGCCGCTCTGAACAATATGAACGATGATCAGGCTCTCAAAAGTATCTCTGAAGAAGTCGAAGAATTCGCTCGCGAATTCCCGCTTTTTGCATGGTAG
- a CDS encoding M15 family metallopeptidase yields MFQRIQFLPRRILWLLVFTFLLTIPVSAQEIPDGFIRINQFIPDATYDVRYYTNHNFVGERVDGYTAPVVILTTQAATALKQVQADLKPFNLGLKIFDGYRPQQAVDHFVRWAKDINNTRTKNEFYPDVDKKDLFRDGYIAAQSGHSRGSTVDLTIIDLSTSTELDMGTPFDFFGPKSWPDNTSMPLAVRANRALLQTIMLSNGFNHLKEEWWHFTLMNEPYTDTYFNFPIH; encoded by the coding sequence ATGTTTCAACGCATACAGTTTTTGCCACGACGGATACTTTGGCTTCTCGTCTTTACGTTTCTTTTAACGATTCCCGTTTCTGCCCAAGAAATTCCAGACGGATTTATCCGTATCAATCAGTTCATCCCGGATGCAACATATGACGTCCGATATTACACCAACCACAACTTCGTGGGCGAACGTGTCGACGGATACACAGCCCCGGTAGTGATTCTGACGACACAGGCCGCCACCGCACTCAAACAGGTACAGGCCGACCTCAAACCTTTCAATCTCGGTCTCAAGATCTTCGACGGATACCGACCACAACAGGCTGTTGACCACTTTGTCAGATGGGCCAAAGACATCAACAACACCCGAACAAAAAACGAATTCTACCCTGACGTGGACAAAAAAGACCTCTTCCGAGATGGATACATCGCCGCTCAATCGGGGCACTCTCGCGGCTCCACCGTCGACCTAACCATCATCGACTTATCTACCAGTACCGAACTCGACATGGGTACCCCCTTTGACTTTTTCGGCCCCAAATCCTGGCCAGACAATACATCAATGCCCCTCGCTGTTCGCGCCAACCGAGCACTCCTCCAAACCATCATGCTCAGTAACGGTTTCAATCACCTCAAAGAAGAATGGTGGCATTTCACGCTCATGAACGAACCGTACACGGACACATACTTCAATTTTCCAATTCACTAA
- a CDS encoding transporter substrate-binding domain-containing protein, with amino-acid sequence MSSTPCQARQLVVLFGTDSKPPKSWLKNNTPHGFQIDILREIECRTNLTFDIQLFPWKRAYMHAAEGKGGIFGLSMTKERQKIFDYSRIMCIDEMRLVTLKGREFPYHSIRDLRGKSVGVTRGASYGDTYDKALGTVFTPCYDGKPVIRLRMLLAGRTHAALIGPGKASLDYVINSDPQLKANADKFVVLDTPFNLDPNFIGFHKKMKQGKTLAIINKALSSMWEDGTITRIMTQY; translated from the coding sequence ATGTCGTCTACGCCATGCCAGGCAAGACAACTGGTCGTCCTTTTCGGCACAGATTCCAAACCGCCTAAGTCCTGGCTGAAAAACAACACCCCCCACGGTTTCCAGATTGATATTCTCCGTGAAATCGAATGCAGAACAAATCTGACATTTGATATTCAATTATTCCCATGGAAACGTGCCTATATGCATGCAGCCGAGGGTAAAGGCGGAATATTTGGCTTATCCATGACCAAAGAACGACAGAAAATTTTCGATTATTCACGCATCATGTGCATAGATGAAATGCGTCTGGTAACCCTTAAAGGCCGTGAATTTCCCTACCACTCCATCCGTGATCTCAGAGGCAAGTCCGTCGGCGTTACGCGCGGCGCGTCATACGGTGACACCTACGACAAGGCTCTCGGCACTGTTTTCACTCCGTGCTACGATGGTAAGCCCGTCATCAGACTCAGGATGTTACTCGCAGGGCGCACTCATGCCGCGCTGATCGGCCCGGGTAAAGCTTCATTGGACTATGTCATCAACAGCGATCCACAGCTCAAGGCCAACGCAGACAAATTCGTCGTCTTGGACACACCTTTTAATCTTGATCCAAATTTCATCGGATTTCATAAAAAAATGAAGCAAGGTAAGACCCTTGCAATAATCAACAAGGCACTCAGCTCCATGTGGGAAGATGGGACAATAACACGAATCATGACACAATATTGA